In Miscanthus floridulus cultivar M001 chromosome 8, ASM1932011v1, whole genome shotgun sequence, the sequence AAAATTAATCCAAATTTGGGATCAACACACGAAATCTTGGTTAGAACACTATCTGACCCAGTTACCCAGACCAGGGTTCCTTCTTGATAAATCTGCGTTCTTATGCAGTGACCTTGTAGTATTGACGTGGAAAATTATTGGAACTCTAGAAAGGTGGCCAGTTGTGAATCAGGCAAATATTTGTGCCCGCGTGCACGTAGCCGAGTGGTGGTAGGAGATGCTTTCTTGTGAGTATGGTAGAAATTCTGTATAGTAGAGCAGCACCAACTGCGTACGTCAAAGGCGTTCCTAGATTTCTTTTAGGTCCCCGTTTTGATCCATacattctaataattataatttggGCATAGATTAATTAAattaatatggttgtatatggaatatatttatatattattgTTAGCCATACAAATGAGATACTTATATATTACATTTCTACTATAGAGAAGCGAGTTGAGAAGTGTGTTAAAAGTTACAGAGTAGAAACATAGCATGATGATCTATAGAATTAATTTTCATCTTCCACCCtataaatttgagataggcttatatgtgagCTTGAAAAAGTTATGGAATGATAAATTTCAAGCCAAATAGTCTAATTCATTAAGTAGATTCCAATTCCTTcaaaatgaaaggatccaaacgaCCCCTTAGAGAAGGCACTCCTAAAAGATTATCCCACggaactcttttttttttgcaattaagCACATGTTTCATTAAAAGAATAAATTATCCCACAGGAAATTGAAACAGTTAAATCACGTGATAACTCACTCCGATCCGTGCTGAAATTATCACGGTTACATAACCATCTATAGCAATTGAAATTAAGTTGAATCACTTattaaaaagggcgtacccagagagctcccactctgtgcggggtctggggaagggtgttagtggcaagtcttaccctcgtctgtgcaatgcggggagaccgcgactcgaacccgagaccttccggtcataggcggtaagactctaccgtttgcaccaggcccgcccttccagTTGAATCACTTATTAAAATTGGAAAATTATTCAGAACTAATGATGCTACTTGAGAAAATCCTGTGATTGCTACGTGTGAAAATCGCGCTTACATACTGGGTTCTTGATCATACATCGTAGGGTTCATCTACTCTACGTTTCTCTACAAGTTTCATCAAGGCTAGTTCTTTTTTCAGAGGAACTTCATGAACACTTCTTTCCATCTGGTCAAACTGGCCGTTAGTATAACTTATCATCATCAATGATGGTGTAGATTATGCTTTCGTATTGTATCACCCTTGCTACGGAAACTGATGTTATTTAATTTGAGAAATTTCTTGTAAACCTAGTCATTTTTATAAAAAGAAACCACCAAGTATTAATATGGACAACACCATTGCATGGCATTGTACAGAGAAACAATTACTACAATTGCCCTCTTAAAGCCAAGTGGAGGACAAATTGGTGACAGGCACTAGTCAACTACATCTCTCTCATGTGTTGGATGCATGAGTATATACACATGTCACAAATCCACGATAGGTGCACATGGTTGCTTCACGAGTTAACAAGACATAAATGACATGTGTGGTGCTATGCCTGTGTGGGTGTGGGAGAGGCCGAGAGGGGGgacattgtgtgtgtgtgtgtgtgggggggggggggggggggttgttagGTTTTGGAATAGATGACGACAATGGCCTTTTTTGGTCAGTGCCGAgtgaaactaacacaatctttttGGGGCTTGTGGGGTGGGGGGTTGTTAGGTTTTGGAATAGATGACGACAATGGCCTTTTTGGTCTGTGCCGAgtgaaactaacacaatctttttGGCCTGCTAGGCGCGAAAGCTAAATGAGCTAtgtgaaaaaaagaagaaataaAGGGAAGCGATGTGAAAAAAGGACAAGAGATCGATGGCTACCCTTATAAAAGTAGTGGTGCTACTGTGTTTTTGTGGCGGAAATTTGCAATTTTCATAACGGTGAATGGaggattcacaaaaaaaaaacaaattttaaTGAGGGTATATGGAGCACCTTCATTTTTGTGAGGGTTTCTAAGCGCctccacaaaaaaaaaaaaccatgacAGTATGTTCATCATTTCTCATGAAAATATACCACTCTCACAAAATCTCTATTTTGTGATAGGGATGCTACACGTGACTGTAGATGATATGCATGGTTACCATCACAAATTAAATCGTGAGTTCGTCTAGATAATCCAATCTGCACACTTTTATCCACAAACATACTATTGCCATGCATGATAAGGCTCCGTGCCTCCGTTCATCCAGATTCTCTAGGGTTACTACAAACATGGAAATAGATTAATGCTAAGAAAGTTAaaagtttttgggatttttttaATTAAACTGTTAAAGAACAAAAGCGATATTCATTTTTCCTTAGGAAGGACAAGTATTATTCAGCTATAATTCTCTCCTGGGCTACGGGCTACATTCCATTTAGCCAGCCCAATCCACATCACCGGCCCACTATTCATCTCTTCCGGTGGTCGTCGAACTCGTCGTCTTCCGTCCATCccatcctcggcggcggcggcggagacagAGCAAGAGATGACGTCCTCGGGGACGGCCGCGCAGCAGCTGCCGCGGACGGAGGCGCGGTCGCTGTCGGGTCACGAGGGGGCGGTGCTGGCCGTGCGGTTCAACCGGGACGGCAACTACTGCCTGAGCTGCGGCAAGGACCGCACGCTCCGCCTCTGGAACCCTCCACACCGGCGCCCACGTCAAGACCTACAAGTCCCACGCCCGCGAGGTCCGCGATGCGCACTCTTCCTCGTACGTACGCACGCGCCCCCCAACGCGCCCCCGCCgcgcccacccccccccccccccctcgttgCGTCGCATCTGATCCGAAGACGCGGCAACGGAAAATTcgccaagtgtttttttttgctGTTCATTGGTTTCATGGCTTGTTTCTGGGCAGGGATAACGCGAAACTGGTGTCCTGCGGCGCCGACAGACAGATCTTCTATTGGGACGTCGCCTCGGGCCGCGTCATCCGCAAGTTCCGCGGTCACAACAGCGAGGTAATGCATTAGATCAATTGATGTTTTATTTTTTCCGTTATTTATGGAGTTTTCATCCCTGTCTTCTGATGGCCACGACAGAATGTGATTGTTCTTGAAGCTGAGCAGTTTACACAATTCTAATCAAGTAGTTCCGTGCTCATTGTGTGGGTTATAGTGCTTCTATTATTTGTGCCGTACAATTCTTGTTTGTTGCTCTGAACACTGGTGAACGCTACCTGAAGAACACCACTGACAATAGTGTATCGTTCCCATTGCTGTGATACCAGCTCCATCCAAAGCAGTGCTCTGAACCATACCTCTGGTGGTTGtactcttgtgtttttatctgaTAGTTCCACTTGCATTTAGCAGTTGGCATTGCACACTGTGATTCAACTATGTGATTATGGTCAGACGTGTCGGTGAAGCTAAAAAATTGATAGACAGAGTCTCTGTGTGATAGATTTGTAATTTTTGAGCTCAGCCATCTTTATTCTGCTCTCGATAGGTCAATTCAGTGAAGTTTAATGAGTACAACGCTGTTGTAGTCTCAGCTGGTTATGACCGTACGGTGCATGCATTTGACTGCAGGTCACAAAGCAGCGACCCTATTCAGGTAGTTTTACATTGTTACCTATAATACATAGATGCATCATGTTTTGTTATATTTCCTTTTCTTGATGTCTTATACACTTTCTTTCTATTCTATCATGTTGCAGACAATTGATACTTTTCAAGATAGTGTAATGTCAGTTAACCTAACAAAGACAGAAATAATTGCTGGCAGTGTTGATGGTACTGTCCGGGCATTTGACATTCGCATGGGTAGGTAGGTGAtgccttattctattatgaatTATATCTGACATGTACTTTTTGGTTTactaaatggaactttggttgttCCCTCTTTTTTAAGGAAGTACTTCGAATCCTAATCCATTTACTCCTATGAATTGTTTCTGTATGGTTTGTTGATTCATTTCCCTCTTGCTTATAACAGGGAGACTGTTGATAATCTGGGGCATCCTGTGAACTGTGTATCATTATCAAATGATAGCAATTGCCTTTTAGCTAACTGTTTAGATTCTACTGTGCGGCTTCTAGACAAGTAAGTGCTATTTACAAGCTGCTCAGTATTTTGTTTTTAGCCTGGGCACAACATTGCAGGGAAGCCTCTTTTATCTAGCATTTTGGAGCAATTAAATCCCATTACTCAAGTATggggttattattattattattattattattattctcctcTACTTTATAGAAGGATGCAGTCACACTCTTCCTTTAGCTTTGGTTGGAAAGATGATATGGTTATCAATGATGACAATATGGACTGAAGAAATTCCTCATCTTGACATAGCTGCCAATCTCATTACCATCTTGAATGGATTGATCAAAGCAAATTTTCTCCTTAACTCTTAGTCCCTGATTCATCACTGGCCTATTGTCTTTGCCATAACATCACACATGGGAACTCTTTTGGTCCAAATATATCCAATCACTGGGTTCCGGAGCTGCACTAAGCTGCTGTTGGTGCCATGGAGGTGTTTTACACTTGCACTTGCAGGCTCCTCATGTCTCTCAAGCAATATATTTGAGAATTGTAGTGCAAGATTCAGGCTGGTTTGGTGTTTCTTTTACATATACATTAGAAAGCTTTAAGTTAACTTGGTATTGAAACATGTACTCTCTTGGGTAGCTAGCAAGTTAAATGGACCATTTTTCTTGGTCTCTGCAACAAATCACATGCTAATATTTACTTTGTGTGTTCCTGTGCATCAGAAGATCATCATGCTTGAATTCCAATGCCATTGCAATCAGGAGCCATGTCTTCATGTTTTGGTCCACATAGCTACCAAGAACGATTTTCTTGTGCTTTTAGAGTCCGCATTATGATGGCCCCATTGCCCATTCATCATTGACATCTGCTGCTGTCTAGGGAGGAAAGGAATAAATGATATTAGGATCATAAGTGGTGGTTTTCATCTTTGTTATTTCCATAGCAAGTTTAGGGAGTGCATCACTAACTATGAATGTAAAGTagcttttaaaaaaaaactatgaaTGTGAATTATGTGTGGTACAATTTCTCATCATATTATCTTCCATCATGATACGGACAGAGGTGGTGATTTTTCCGTTCTGTTGAGTAGATGGGTGCCATCTCTTCAATGTACTAAATAGAGGGGCATCATGCACAAAATATTAAACTTTTGATGTCTGTTGCGTTTATTAGGTCATCTGGAGAACTGTTACAGGAGTATAAGGGACATACGTGCAAGGTATCTCTTCAATAATCTTCATTTGTGATACTGCCAAAGATTTGGTACTTATGGATACTTACATTGATTTCAACTTAATCTGACAAGTTTCACATAAGAATGGAGGAAATGTATACAGTTGTGTAAAATAGTGAACCACGACGCCTCATTAAATTTGTAGTGGATGAAGTAGAGAAACACTGCTAGTCTGCTTAATTCATTAAAAGGAGAGCAGAGGGCTTGCTTTAGAGCTGAAAAACCTAAATATACCATTATGATTCAATGATGCAAGGGTTTGCAGAAGAAATAGTAATCCTATTCGTTTGCATTGTTTAATTTCTGATTTATAATATTCCAGTCCTTCAAGAAAAAACAGTAATCCTATTCGTTTGCATTGTTTAATTTCTGATTTATAATATTTCCAGTCCTTCAAGATGGATTCCTGTCTGACGAATGATGATGCATTTGTTGTTGGCGGATCTGAAGATGGTTATATTTTCTTCTGGGAGTTAGTGGATGCACCTGTTGTTGCAAGATTCAGGGCACATAGTTCTGTGGTATTTTCCTTTCCAGAATTGCACCTTATGCTGTGCAACAACTTAACATACATGTACCTAACACTGTTTCTTTTGGCAGGTAACTAGCATTCAGTTACCACCCAACGAAGGCCTGCATGTTGACATCTTCTGTGGATGGCTCCATTCGTGTTTGGACCTGAAGACTCTTGAATGGTTGATGTGATATCTGTACcattcctccaaatcatccagTTATCTAGCAGCAAGGATTTAACATCATGAAAGATGAATGCAATGTCTAACCTAATGGGATTCATACACGCCTTATTTGCTGTGACGTTGAGAGAAGAAAATGCACTACTGTTGGGTTGGGTAGCATGCAACTCTGAGGCCAAAACCTTTTGAAGCCGGTATTCTGTCATTTACACAGTTTTTGAGCCTTTTAGATGATCGAATTATACCTGAAGACAACTTGTGAGTTGCATGAAAGGTAACACTTGTTACGAAGTTTCACTGCAAGTGTCTTGTCTCCGTATTACTGAAGACAACTTATTGGGGGTTTGAGACATGCGGTGGTGAATCATCTTTTAGctccttttttttttggtttggaCTGGAATCACTAATGAGTTGATccacccctcccccccccccccccccccccccccccctcatatTGTCACAAGCTAATAATAATTAGCATATATATAAGCACGATAAAAGGAGTTGTTCACCAAAATTAATGGGATGAACTTATGCCGAACCAATCACCTCAATTACTGCTTGGTAACTCACTGACATGTGAAACTTCTGAACTTTACCTTTTTCCAGAAATTTTGTGGACCTTTGCATTTTTTACAATCAAAAGCATTTCACATCTTGCATTTTTAACAAACAAAAGCATTTTTAATCAAATATcttgatgacatactagtgagGGCCTAGGGGTGCTTAACCTTATCAGCTGGACATGCAGTGGGTGCTtaatgtgtttggtttgaggagccACTCCATCCTAGATAATAAGGTGATGCATCGTGAGTCCATTCCTCAAATTTGGTGTGATGTCTCCATTCCCCCTAttagtactaattattagcttgtgaaGAATGAGGTGATGATGTATCAACCTATTCTAttccacaaaaaaaaaaagtaaggAATAAGTAAATGATGGACTAgctcattcctcaaaccaaaacCCTATAATTTTCTCAACTAGGCATATTCTATTCCATGAACGAAATAAAAAAAAGTGAGGAATAAGTAGATAATGGGTTAactcattcctcaaaccaaacaccctataATTTCCTCTACTAGGCATGTACCATGTATCATGCAACCGGATATAGATGAGTGATGTTTTTTTTGAGGGAATAGATGGGTGATGTTCAATGTGTAGAGTTTGGTAAAAGAAGTTTAACATGCATTCATCATGGGTTGACCACCGATATTCTTCTTAGGATCACTACCAAGCAACAGTATTCTATAAATATACCATGTACTCCCTTtatcccaaaaaaaaaaaaaaaactgcacatCATCGAACGGAACATAGGAGCAGCAACAGGGGcgctccgactctgacccgccccCTTTGCAGACAGGCCTACTTGGGTGCGATCAAATGCGAGGAGGGCTAGGGGGTGTTTAGTTgcctctcctaaattttagtcgctatctcatcggatgtttggacatatgtatggagtattaaatatagactaattacaaaagtAATTACAttgtttgcgactaatttgcgagacggatcttttgagcctaattagctcATGATTTGACaaggttttgctacagtaaacatgtgttaatgatggattaattaggcttaaaaaatcgtctcgtggaatactgacggattatgtaatttatttttttattagtatacgAATACCCCATACAACATTCTCCCgacatacctcctaaattttagtagccggatCCAAACACTCCCTTAATTTAGTCGGACATGGAACATGTACCGGCATATTTTTGCCTGCTGGAGTCTGATCATAAAGAAAAGGACAGCCTGGACAAGATATTAGTTCAGAAATCCAGCATCAATCGGAAATATGCAGCTTGGTTGAACCCGAGTCCGGTTGAGCTAGGATTTATTTCCTTCCGTAGCCACAGAAGCACGTGAAGTTTTATACGGAGATTTATTTGGCCGAGGCATTGCTTTGGTCAAGTTGGTGCGTTGGAAAATATTTGGACGTGGCCATGACAGATTCCTTTTCAATGTAGATTTGCTTTGTCAAGGACCAGACACGCATAGACAACGTACAATCACACAAACAAATCTATTACATTATTTCTCGCATCTACTATTTTCTCTCTCTATCTAGTTTTTACTTGTTCTTCCTTGCCGGCTACTTCGTTGCGACAGCGAGCACAAGGTTCTTGTCAGGCTCGCTCCCGACAAGACTCTCCTTGCGACATATCTTGTGCATCGCGCTCATCGCCGAGGACACACGTGACATGTTCGTGTGCGATCAGAAGCATTCTCATGTCTCTGGCCCCATCTGTCATCGAGGTTACAAACTTTGTGAATGTGGACACAGGTGGTGCATGGCTGTCGTTAGCTCAGTGCCATAAGGTGTTGGGTTAAATCTCGCAACAAGCACAACCCTTGTGTTTAGTTGCCACTATGAGTTTGGAATCCTGAATAGACCCCCGGTGTTAAGCTGGAGGAAAAAGAGGATAAGGCCAAGTTATCATGCCCCTTATGCCCTGGGCGACACACGCTACAATGGATGGAATCTCGTGAGGATGAGCTAGCTCCAGAAACCTTGCCAGTTGTGACTTCCGGATGAAGGCCACATGCCAGAGCTTTTATTCCCAATAGGTAGGCTTTTCCCCTGAATGGTTTATATATAGACATGGAGAAATGTAGGCAGGCTCGATTTGAATAAGTGAAATAAACACATCAGAGCTTTTATTCCTAGTGCTAGCAGGTAGGCTGGCTTGCTTAGTTTTCTTTCCCCAGAATGGTCTATGTAGATGCATGGACAAATATATAGGCAGTGCCCCGCTTTGAAAAGTGAAATAAATTTCATCGGAAAGCATTGTATTCAATTTTAAATGTGATCTAGATCCAAAGTTTTCAACAGAACATCACGAATCGTAGTTGAAACAAGTAGTTATAATAATTATTAATTGAAATAGAGTCTCAGTAGGAAAACAAGTTTAGATAAATCAAAATATTCTATTCTAATTGTGTTTTGTGTGATTTTGTAGTCCATAAAATATCAAAAAATGTATACGACAAAAAAATTATCATATAGTTCTAAAACAAATATAGTTTATTAAATTTTATATATTAAGTTAAAAAATTGTTTGTGCTGTTTTGTGGGGCATGGCCCCTCCCGACGCCTTGCTCTGCCCCTGCTTGCCACcatgttcgcttatgctgaaatttggcttatgcagaaatgttgtgagagaaaaatactgttctatggCTAAAAAATAGCTCAAGGGAACCGTATAATTGATTAGTGTTAGCAAGTTGCTTGTTAGGGAACTGGATAACTCATTAGTGTTTGCAAGTGGGTCTTTAAGAACAACGACAGATGGAGATTTCATTTCACTTGAATTTTTTAGTATGACATTGTAAGAAAACTCCATCAATAGTTTGTCTCTCCAAGGATTGGCTCATTGTAAAAACTTTTCAATTCTTTTATaatcactactacactcgcacctttcacagccACATCGTAACCCCTATCGCTGTCTGCAATGATAGTCATAGCCATCGCCGTCACTATCTGAGACCGACTAGGATGTTCACTACACCGCCATTTTGGCTTATCATTCGTCCGTGATAAGGTGCTTACTTTCGTCGTATTGGAGCACGGCTCGCTtgtgtgggtatgcactaacaccgccgcatggCTTATGATCCGTTCGTGATCAGATCCTTATTCTGTCGCATTGAGGCCCGACCCACCTGTgtaggtgtacactaacaccaccgtattggcttatgatccgtccgtgatcAAGTTCTTGTTTTCGTCGCATTGGAGCACACTCGTCTGTGTCAAGGCGAACATCATCGTCGCTTCAACGAATGAACCGCCTGGTCATAGGGCATCATCATCGTCGCGTTGCAGTATGATCCGCccgtgatgatcctttagtcagTGTCGGGTTATTAAACGATTCGAcggtgatacactattgacccctgccGCTTTAGACGAATAGTGGTagtgatgacaaaacaaccaacgGCCCGTACATCTGACGGTGGCAGAATTGCTTCCGGTTTTCACAATAtatttactaattcagctgggccttaataacttactgaacacacaccatacagatataatcattacacatcattcatcatgtccacaatgaagagtacttgttataataacaatggtcgacactaacataacaactgtgttaattgatgaattaacacaagcggtacatagatagcataataaaggttctgctccctacAGACTTACGTAAGGTAGATGTGCTCCACTCCTTCAGATTGGCACTCCTTGATCAGCTTGGCAGCCAATGCACGATggaaccctcttcttcctcccatagTCATTGCAGGAAAATCGTTCAAAAACACTGAGACTCCAAAACCTGCACAATGCAAAGCAACAGAATtaataattaataatattcaacataccattggtttagttaccaagccaaaattggactatatatagactcaaaacaactccctacctaaacAAAGACATGTCTTAACAACAAAATACaacatatgcacctttactgctctgctaatgactccatgaacaagggaacataaggaaatAGTGAGGTCCATTGATACATAGACTCTAGGTAGGTCTAGGGCAGCGGATGATCCGtgtagggaggacatgaactttttcgtggttcatgtcatatgcaagcagtgTTCTATCCTCcctaacaaggaaaatcaaattccattccagGTGAACTACAATCACTCTATACTCCACATCACAAACCTCATAACCAAATTCAATATTGTTCCATCCAAATATCTCCAGTGTGgtcaccgtatgcttcaatgcccatctattactaccatagtcttcaaggatccaaatTGAAAGCTGAGTCATAGTGTAAAtatcagcagtacataaacacaactgatcctgggcttcatggatggagattgcatcaccacaTGGCTTCTGTATTTTTGTCCATGGCTTTTAGTCCATATCAACAGCAATGATCTAGGAGAACTCGAGCCagtgcataaaatcattaagaaacacacttctcGCATATGTCGATACTATAATACtatcgccccattcagattctttaaagatccaagctgcactcttagatgagtagatgctcacacctacGGACTCACCCTCCCTCATCTTCCCATATTAAAACACATGGAAGTGAGAGGAGActatcggatcgaaccccaagtgAGCCTCATCACAAGAACAAAGGTTATCCAGCAGTAGCAACCATTTGTTAGTTGCCGGATTGCAAACAACATAGCGACACCCAAAACACTAGCAGAGGATGAGGCCGCTGCAGCAATCTGAGACGATGACATcgtgaatggggaagggcaagaaggacaaggaggggtgttcatcggtgatgctggtgaagtggtgtTTGCCTTTTCAGGTGTGATAGAAGAATCCGGCGATAATCTGTGGTAGCTCCTTTCGGTACTCGATGTCCGAGATGAGGTGGTTCTAGGAGCGgtagacacacttgcagttgcacaAGGAGCGGGCAGTGAGGCGGCggaggatgaggaccaagacatggtctaTTAGGATGCCCACTCCCTTCATCTTGTTCGGGACCTCCTCTATCTTAACAAGGATCTGCTGGAGTGGCAGACACACACTAATCAGATGGAAGCTTGCTTCCTACTTACATGAGTGAAGAGTggaataaaaatctaagaaacatggataagggaagtgcgaaagcattacccttgcaTTTGGATATTGCAGCAGTGAGCTCGAGCGAGTATGGCGGTGAGTACCACCTTGGTCACCGGTGGATCTGTGCGGGGCGGTGAGGCATACCGGCGCCACGGCGCAGAGCACTAGATTGTTGGTGGTGAGTGGCGGTGATGGAGAATAGTAGCACTGAGGAGGAGGCACCGAGGCAGACAGGGTGGGGAAGCGGTCTTTGTAAGCTAAAGTTGGGGCCACAGCAATGCAAATTTGAGCGAAACTTCATAAATACGTGCTGGGAGATTTCGGCGGGTTTGGAAATTGACGATAGTGGTGCCATCCTAACCATCTGGAAACGGCGGTGAAGTCTACCGGCGGTGGTGGTTGCGTGTTAAGAATATCACCTAATGATGGACGTAACATACGGTCACAAAATCTAAGGTGCTCGAGGGCTACCATCACACTACCGGTCACAGAAGGCTGCTTCtccatcacacaaaataaacattgtAGCAAAGATAAGGAAGATCCCGAAAAATACATAAGTTAAGAACATTTCATATTTCATGTAAATAAAACATACATATTCTATGCTAAAAATTCAGTACATAAAATTTTGCAAGTTTTGAGTACATAAAATTCAGTACAgttgaagaaagaaagagaaagatcaACTGCAAAATTTTGCAAGTTTCAGATTGGAGAAAGCAACACACCACACCCCCTTCTTATACAAAGCAATGGCGACGATTCGCATGGCAACATCGACTTCCCTAGGCACATGTTTCCCATCGATTCACCTTGTTGTGTACCCAACATGTCCATTCAATGGCGACCATTCGCTTGGCATCGTTGAGTTCCCAAGGTGCATATTTCACGTCGCTTGGCCTAGCAATGTACCCAAAGCATTGCAATCGTACCCAAAGCATTCAAAAACATTGGAAACACAACCATCACACTGGTCACCAATTAGGAGTGCGATTCACACGTAAGAACACGCCGTACCCAACTGCGTTGTTGTGGGCTACGCCAGTCGAGATCGCGTCCAACATCCAAGATCAAGTGGCACAGTGCACTTCGTGGCCGGATGATACTCTTTAAATAACTGGGAAAC encodes:
- the LOC136473940 gene encoding LOW QUALITY PROTEIN: uncharacterized protein (The sequence of the model RefSeq protein was modified relative to this genomic sequence to represent the inferred CDS: deleted 1 base in 1 codon), which codes for MTSSGTAAQQLPRTEARSLSGHEGAVLAVRFNRDGNYCLSCGKDRTLRLWNPHTGAHVKTYKSHAREVRDAHSSSDNAKLVSCGADRQIFYWDVASGRVIRKFRGHNSEVNSVKFNEYNAVVVSAGYDRTVHAFDCRSQSSDPIQTIDTFQDSVMSVNLTKTEIIAGSVDGTVRAFDIRMGRETVDNLGHPVNCVSLSNDSNCLLANCLDSTVRLLDKSSGELLQEYKGHTCKSFKMDSCLTNDDAFVVGGSEDGYIFFWELVDAPVVARFRAHSSVVFSFSYHPTKACMLTSSVDGSIRVWT